One Flavobacteriales bacterium genomic window carries:
- a CDS encoding response regulator transcription factor, translating to MDDHQVVLNGLNHYFESRFEIVFTLSNPQKLDAYIQKYKPEVLVMDIVLPEVNFLDLYKDTLEKYPKLRIIAYSSLTDTIVEQTLKKIGVEAMISKNAPIETLYSAILKKDLAEAKEEQEVIPELLKLTKTEIKIIEYLADGKSSKMMAIKMMRSYKTIDNHKQNIFKKMQVSNIGDLISKAYKWGVLK from the coding sequence TTGGATGATCACCAGGTAGTGTTAAATGGGTTGAATCATTATTTTGAATCTCGTTTTGAGATTGTATTTACTTTATCAAATCCACAAAAGTTAGATGCATATATCCAAAAATACAAACCAGAGGTCTTAGTGATGGATATAGTGCTGCCAGAGGTCAATTTTTTGGACCTTTATAAAGATACCCTTGAAAAGTATCCAAAGTTGAGAATCATTGCCTATTCTAGTCTAACGGATACTATTGTTGAACAAACACTCAAAAAAATAGGAGTAGAAGCCATGATTTCTAAAAATGCTCCTATAGAAACGTTGTATTCGGCAATACTGAAAAAAGATTTAGCAGAAGCTAAGGAAGAGCAGGAGGTCATTCCAGAGCTGTTAAAACTTACCAAAACAGAAATTAAAATTATTGAATATCTAGCAGACGGGAAATCCTCTAAAATGATGGCGATAAAAATGATGCGGAGCTACAAAACAATAGATAATCACAAGCAAAATATCTTTAAAAAAATGCAAGTTTCTAATATAGGAGATTTAA